Proteins encoded by one window of Silvibacterium dinghuense:
- a CDS encoding ribonucleotide-diphosphate reductase subunit beta yields MSVQEEAVNKSSSVEAPEHILDPGLCLTLRPMRYPVFYDMFRDGIKNTWTVEEIDFQTDLVDLRQRLTPSEVHLIKRLVAFFATGDSIVSNNLVLNLYKHVNSPEARLYLSRQLFEEAVHVQFYLTLLDNYIPDPDERAGAFAAVENIPSIAKKADFCMKWMDSIQKLDQLETKEQRRQFLLNLICFAACIEGLFFFAAFAYVYFFRSRGLLHGLAGGTNWVFRDESCHLEFAYEVIKVVRAQEPDLWDAELVEQIKEMLREAVDAEAQFAEDLLSGGVAGLSLREMRQYLGYVADARLSRLGIEPVFKTQNPFAFMELQDVQELTNFFERRVSAYQVAVEGEVSFHHEDF; encoded by the coding sequence ATGTCGGTACAGGAAGAAGCAGTCAATAAGAGCTCGTCGGTCGAAGCGCCCGAGCACATCCTCGATCCGGGCCTTTGCCTCACGCTGCGCCCCATGCGCTACCCGGTGTTCTATGACATGTTCCGTGACGGCATCAAGAACACGTGGACGGTCGAGGAGATCGATTTCCAGACAGATCTGGTCGATCTGCGGCAGCGGCTCACGCCCTCCGAGGTTCACCTCATCAAGCGTCTCGTGGCGTTCTTCGCGACCGGGGACAGCATCGTGTCGAACAACCTGGTGCTGAACCTCTACAAGCACGTGAACTCGCCCGAGGCGCGCCTGTACCTCTCGCGCCAGCTATTTGAAGAAGCTGTACATGTGCAGTTTTATCTCACGCTGCTCGACAACTACATTCCCGACCCCGATGAGCGCGCGGGCGCATTCGCCGCGGTCGAGAACATCCCTTCGATCGCTAAGAAGGCCGACTTCTGCATGAAGTGGATGGACTCGATTCAGAAGCTCGACCAGCTCGAGACGAAGGAACAGCGTCGCCAGTTTCTGCTGAACCTGATCTGCTTTGCGGCCTGCATCGAGGGGTTGTTCTTCTTCGCGGCCTTCGCCTATGTCTACTTCTTCCGTTCGCGTGGCCTGCTGCATGGCCTGGCCGGCGGTACCAATTGGGTTTTCCGCGATGAGAGCTGCCACCTGGAGTTTGCCTATGAGGTGATCAAGGTGGTGCGTGCTCAGGAGCCGGATCTGTGGGATGCCGAGCTGGTAGAGCAGATCAAGGAAATGCTCCGGGAAGCCGTCGATGCCGAGGCACAGTTTGCCGAGGATCTGCTTTCGGGCGGGGTGGCCGGTCTCTCGCTGCGTGAGATGCGTCAGTATCTTGGCTACGTGGCCGATGCGCGCCTCTCGCGCCTGGGCATCGAGCCGGTTTTCAAGACGCAGAATCCCTTCGCGTTCATGGAGCTTCAGGACGTGCAGGAGCTGACCAACTTCTTCGAGCGTCGCGTCTCGGCCTATCAGGTCGCAGTCGAAGGCGAAGTCTCCTTTCATCACGAAGACTTCTAG
- a CDS encoding ribonucleoside-diphosphate reductase subunit alpha, with amino-acid sequence MAATTDRIPVQTTLSDVTPGFPVPEETAVMHVRKRNGSLEPVDVNKIVRAVQRCAHGLQHVDSIRVASKTIGGLYDGATTQELDKISIDTAASLIAEEPQYSRLAARLLLATITKEVSNFNLYSFSQSINYGHHEGVVSNATAEFVHTHARKLNDAIDDSFSDRFEYFGLRTVYDRYLLRDPLSRRIIETPQHFFLRVACGLAQSPNEAINFYRLIASLDYLPSSPTLFNSGTKHAQMSSCYLHDSPLDSLDSIYDTYKNVALLSKFSGGIGLAFHRVRSEGSLIRATNGLSNGIVPWLRTLDSSVAAVNQGGKRKGACCVYLEPWHADIEQFLELRDNTGDVARRTHNLNLANWISDLFMQRVEADGTWSLFDPKDVPQLPDLYGDDFKAAYEKAEEEKLYRRQIKARDLYARMMRTLAETGNGWMTFKDATNLKCNQTGEQGNVVHLSNLCTEITEVTSSDQTAVCNLGSINLGRHVTWDADGRPSFDFEKLARTVHTAVPMLDRVIDINYYPIEEAASSNAKWRPVGLGLMGLQDVFFQMRLAFDSPEAQALSTRIQEEIYYAAMEATCELAEKYGPHETFAQTRMAKGKFQFDLWGVQPADLARWEALRARIAKSGVRNSLLIAIAPTATIASIAGCYECIEPQISNLFKRETLSGEFLQVNRYLIDELKARNLWNEEMRVRLKMAEGSVQGIEELPEDVRLLYRTVWEIPMRSLIDMAAARNAYLDQSQSLNLFAESPNIGRLSSMYMYAWKKGLKTTYYLRSRPATKIAKTTVPGAAARVSAPAAPAPAVTASAAIACSLENPESCEACQ; translated from the coding sequence CAGCATGTGGATTCGATCCGCGTGGCTTCGAAGACGATCGGCGGCCTGTATGATGGCGCGACCACGCAGGAGCTGGACAAGATTTCGATCGACACGGCGGCTTCGCTGATCGCCGAAGAGCCGCAGTATTCGCGGCTGGCGGCACGCCTGCTGCTGGCGACCATCACGAAGGAGGTTTCGAATTTCAACCTCTACTCCTTCTCGCAGTCGATCAACTACGGGCACCATGAAGGTGTGGTCAGCAACGCCACGGCCGAGTTCGTGCATACCCACGCCCGCAAGCTGAATGACGCGATCGATGACAGCTTCTCCGATCGCTTCGAATACTTCGGCCTGCGCACAGTCTACGACCGCTACCTTCTGCGCGATCCGCTTTCGCGCCGCATCATCGAGACGCCGCAGCACTTCTTTCTGCGTGTAGCCTGCGGTCTGGCGCAGTCGCCGAATGAGGCCATCAACTTCTATCGGTTGATTGCGTCGCTCGACTACCTGCCATCCTCGCCGACGCTCTTCAACTCGGGCACCAAGCATGCGCAGATGTCTTCGTGCTATCTGCACGATTCGCCGCTCGACTCGCTCGACAGCATCTACGACACCTATAAGAATGTTGCACTGCTGTCGAAGTTCTCCGGCGGTATCGGGCTCGCATTCCACCGTGTGCGCTCCGAAGGATCGTTGATCCGCGCGACAAATGGCCTCTCAAACGGCATCGTGCCGTGGCTGCGCACGCTGGACAGCTCCGTGGCGGCGGTCAACCAGGGTGGCAAGCGCAAGGGCGCATGCTGCGTGTACCTGGAGCCGTGGCACGCGGACATCGAGCAGTTCCTCGAGTTGCGAGACAACACCGGCGACGTGGCGCGCCGTACCCACAATCTGAATCTGGCCAACTGGATCTCCGACCTCTTCATGCAACGCGTGGAGGCCGACGGTACCTGGTCGCTCTTCGATCCGAAGGACGTGCCGCAGTTGCCCGACCTTTATGGTGATGACTTCAAGGCTGCTTATGAGAAAGCCGAAGAGGAAAAGCTCTATCGCCGCCAGATCAAGGCTCGCGACCTGTATGCACGCATGATGCGCACGCTGGCCGAGACCGGCAATGGCTGGATGACCTTCAAGGACGCGACCAACCTGAAGTGCAACCAGACCGGCGAGCAGGGCAATGTGGTGCACCTCTCGAACCTGTGCACCGAGATCACCGAGGTGACCTCGAGCGACCAGACAGCGGTGTGCAACCTGGGCTCGATCAACCTTGGGCGGCACGTGACCTGGGATGCCGACGGACGGCCGAGCTTCGACTTCGAGAAGCTGGCGCGCACCGTGCACACTGCGGTGCCGATGCTCGATCGCGTGATCGACATCAACTACTATCCGATCGAGGAAGCGGCAAGCTCCAACGCGAAGTGGCGTCCGGTGGGTCTCGGCCTGATGGGCCTGCAGGACGTCTTCTTCCAGATGCGGCTGGCCTTCGATTCTCCTGAAGCGCAGGCGCTCTCGACCCGCATCCAGGAAGAAATTTACTACGCGGCGATGGAAGCTACCTGCGAGCTGGCCGAGAAGTATGGTCCGCATGAGACCTTCGCGCAGACGCGCATGGCCAAGGGCAAGTTCCAGTTCGACCTGTGGGGCGTGCAGCCTGCCGATCTCGCTCGCTGGGAAGCGCTGCGGGCACGGATTGCAAAGAGCGGCGTGCGCAACTCGCTGCTGATCGCCATCGCTCCGACGGCAACCATCGCCTCGATTGCTGGCTGCTACGAGTGCATCGAGCCGCAGATCTCGAACCTCTTCAAGCGCGAGACGCTCTCGGGCGAGTTCCTGCAGGTGAACCGCTACCTGATCGACGAGCTGAAGGCGCGCAATCTGTGGAACGAGGAGATGCGTGTGCGGCTGAAGATGGCGGAAGGATCGGTGCAGGGCATTGAAGAGTTGCCCGAAGATGTGCGTCTGCTGTACCGCACCGTATGGGAGATCCCGATGCGCTCGCTGATCGATATGGCCGCAGCGCGCAATGCGTATCTCGATCAGTCGCAGTCACTGAACCTCTTTGCCGAGTCGCCGAACATCGGCCGCCTCTCTTCGATGTATATGTATGCGTGGAAAAAGGGCCTGAAGACGACTTACTACCTGCGTTCGCGTCCGGCGACGAAGATCGCCAAGACGACAGTGCCGGGAGCCGCGGCCCGCGTGTCGGCGCCGGCTGCTCCGGCGCCTGCAGTGACTGCGAGCGCAGCGATTGCCTGCTCGCTTGAGAATCCGGAGTCGTGCGAGGCCTGCCAGTAG